One Bradyrhizobium sp. ISRA464 genomic window carries:
- the argG gene encoding argininosuccinate synthase: MSTILKSLPKGEKVGIAFSGGLDTSAALLWMKQKGARVFAYTANLGQPDEADYDAIPRKAMDFGAEKARLVDCRTQLVHEGIAAIQSGAFHISTGGITYFNTTPLGRAVTGTMLVAAMQEDGVNIWGDGSTFKGNDIERFYRYGLLTNPSLRIYKPWLDQQFIDELGGRAEMSAFMTAHGFAYKMSAEKAYSTDSNLLGATHEAKDLEQLDSGITIVNPIMGVPFWRADCDVKPETVVVRFEEGQPVALNGKTFADPVALFLEANAIGGRHGLGMSDQIENRIIEAKSRGIYEAPGMALLHIAYERLVTGIHNEDTIEQYRISGLRLGRLLYQGRWFDSQALMLRETAQRWVARAVTGEVTLELRRGNDYSISNTESPNLTYAPERLSMEKVEDAPFTPADRIGQLTMRNLDIADTRAKLGLYGKTGLLSSGEGSQIFQLESDKG; encoded by the coding sequence ATGAGTACGATTCTGAAAAGCCTGCCCAAGGGAGAGAAAGTCGGCATCGCGTTCTCGGGCGGGCTCGACACCAGCGCGGCGCTGCTCTGGATGAAGCAGAAGGGCGCCCGCGTCTTCGCCTATACCGCCAATCTCGGCCAGCCCGACGAGGCCGATTACGACGCGATCCCGCGCAAGGCGATGGACTTCGGTGCCGAGAAGGCGCGCCTGGTCGATTGCCGCACGCAACTGGTCCATGAGGGCATTGCCGCGATCCAGTCGGGCGCCTTCCACATCTCGACCGGCGGCATCACCTATTTCAACACCACCCCGCTCGGCCGCGCCGTGACCGGCACGATGCTGGTCGCCGCCATGCAGGAGGATGGCGTCAACATCTGGGGCGACGGTTCGACCTTCAAGGGCAACGACATCGAGCGCTTCTATCGTTACGGCCTTTTGACCAATCCGAGCCTGCGGATCTACAAGCCCTGGCTTGACCAGCAGTTCATCGACGAGCTCGGCGGCCGCGCCGAGATGTCGGCGTTCATGACCGCGCACGGCTTCGCCTACAAGATGAGCGCCGAGAAGGCGTACTCGACCGACAGCAATCTGCTCGGCGCAACGCATGAGGCGAAGGATCTCGAGCAGCTCGACAGCGGCATCACCATCGTCAATCCGATCATGGGCGTGCCGTTCTGGCGGGCCGATTGCGACGTCAAGCCCGAGACGGTCGTCGTGCGCTTCGAGGAGGGCCAGCCGGTCGCGCTGAACGGCAAGACCTTCGCCGATCCGGTCGCACTGTTCCTCGAGGCCAACGCGATCGGCGGCCGCCACGGTCTCGGCATGAGCGACCAGATCGAGAACCGCATCATCGAGGCGAAGAGCCGCGGCATCTACGAGGCGCCCGGCATGGCGCTGCTGCACATCGCCTATGAGCGGCTGGTCACCGGCATCCACAACGAGGATACGATCGAGCAGTATCGCATCAGCGGTCTTCGCCTCGGTCGCCTGCTCTATCAGGGCCGCTGGTTCGATTCGCAGGCCTTGATGCTGCGCGAGACCGCGCAGCGCTGGGTGGCGCGCGCCGTCACCGGCGAGGTGACGCTCGAGCTGCGCCGCGGCAACGACTACTCGATATCAAACACCGAGAGCCCGAACCTGACCTATGCGCCGGAGCGGCTCAGCATGGAGAAGGTCGAGGACGCTCCGTTCACGCCGGCCGACCGCATCGGCCAGCTTACGATGCGCAACCTCGATATCGCCGACACCCGCGCCAAGCTCGGGCTCTACGGCAAGACCGGCCTGCTCTCGAGCGGCGAGGGCTCGCAGATCTTCCAGCTCGAAAGCGACAAGGGCTAA
- a CDS encoding NADPH:quinone oxidoreductase family protein, which produces MKAILCSQYCQPDDLVLADVPDPVAGPGEAVIAIKAAALNFFDILMIQGKYQIKPPFPFSPAAEVAGVIESVGEGVTDLKPGDRVVASCGHNGARDKIALPANAIVKIPDNLDYDRAAGIIIIYGTALHALEDRASPKPGETLAVLGAAGGTGLAACELGKLMGLKVIACASSDEKLEFAKQHGAELTLNYAKEDLKEGLRKLTGGKGADIVFDPVGGAYAEAALRSTAWEGRFLVIGFAAGEIPKIPLNLALLKGCDIRGVFWGAWARQNPEKNRKNLEKLVQWTAEGKISSHVDRTFPLSQTAEALKVLAGRKAMGKVILHPGS; this is translated from the coding sequence ATGAAAGCCATCCTCTGCTCGCAATACTGTCAACCCGACGATCTCGTGCTGGCTGACGTGCCGGATCCCGTGGCAGGTCCCGGCGAAGCCGTGATCGCGATCAAGGCGGCTGCGCTGAACTTCTTCGACATCTTGATGATCCAGGGCAAGTATCAGATCAAGCCGCCGTTCCCGTTCTCGCCGGCTGCGGAAGTCGCAGGCGTGATCGAGAGCGTCGGCGAAGGCGTCACCGATCTCAAGCCCGGCGACCGCGTCGTGGCGTCCTGCGGCCATAACGGCGCGCGCGACAAGATCGCGCTGCCGGCGAATGCGATCGTGAAGATCCCCGACAATCTCGACTATGACCGCGCCGCCGGCATCATCATCATCTACGGCACCGCGCTGCATGCGCTGGAAGATCGCGCGAGCCCGAAGCCGGGCGAGACGCTCGCGGTGCTCGGCGCCGCCGGCGGCACCGGACTTGCCGCTTGCGAACTCGGCAAACTGATGGGCCTGAAGGTGATCGCCTGCGCCTCGTCGGACGAGAAGCTCGAATTCGCCAAGCAGCACGGCGCCGAGCTGACGCTGAACTACGCCAAGGAAGATTTGAAGGAAGGTCTGCGCAAGCTGACCGGCGGCAAGGGCGCCGACATCGTGTTCGATCCGGTCGGCGGCGCTTACGCCGAAGCTGCGCTGCGCTCGACCGCGTGGGAAGGCCGCTTCCTGGTGATCGGCTTTGCCGCCGGCGAGATCCCGAAGATCCCGCTCAACCTCGCGCTCCTGAAGGGCTGCGACATCAGAGGCGTGTTCTGGGGCGCATGGGCGCGGCAGAATCCGGAGAAGAACCGCAAGAACCTCGAGAAGCTCGTGCAGTGGACCGCGGAAGGCAAGATCTCATCGCATGTCGACCGCACCTTCCCGCTGTCGCAGACCGCGGAAGCCCTGAAGGTGCTCGCCGGCCGCAAGGCGATGGGCAAGGTGATCCTGCATCCGGGAAGCTGA
- a CDS encoding TAXI family TRAP transporter solute-binding subunit, giving the protein MTNGTGPADILPKPPRSARQRLTFVLIAGVLAIIGTLAAGYYFAMRPVTLRIAVGPPNSDDVKLVQTLAQAFNNQANSQVKLRPMQTDGAPASAQVLADGKADLAIIRGDLEAPKNAQAVATLRKNVVVMWVPPAAKGKRRKGPKITKIAQLAGHKIGVVGRTQANVNLLKMILVQYGIDPMKVDIVQFPVNEAVEAIRNQKADAYLAAGPANSKITIDAIAASAHDGNEPTFLAIDASEAIAQNHPAYEASEIPAGSLGSADRPEDEVKTISFSHHIVARKGLSESTVAAFTRQLFSIRQSLKSDFPLAAKIETPDTDKDAVIPVHPGAAAFVDGEEKTFLDRYSDYIWWSLMALSAMGSAGAWFAGYLKQDERNTNTSQRDRLLDMLKAARRSDSTDELDQMQAEADDILRDTLVCFERGAIEQGTLTAFNIALEQFHNAVADRKALLMSMPQNLQRAATQFRAAGSA; this is encoded by the coding sequence ATGACCAACGGCACTGGCCCCGCCGACATATTGCCGAAGCCGCCCCGTTCTGCGCGGCAACGGCTGACATTCGTGCTGATCGCGGGTGTGCTCGCCATCATCGGCACGCTGGCTGCAGGCTATTATTTCGCGATGCGGCCGGTGACGCTGCGCATCGCGGTCGGCCCGCCCAACAGCGACGATGTCAAGCTGGTGCAGACACTGGCCCAGGCTTTCAACAACCAGGCGAATAGCCAGGTCAAGCTTCGCCCGATGCAAACCGATGGCGCTCCGGCGAGCGCGCAGGTGCTCGCCGACGGCAAGGCCGATCTCGCCATCATCCGCGGCGATCTCGAAGCGCCGAAGAACGCGCAGGCGGTTGCGACGCTGCGCAAGAATGTCGTGGTGATGTGGGTTCCACCCGCGGCGAAAGGCAAGCGGCGGAAGGGCCCGAAGATCACCAAGATCGCGCAGCTTGCCGGCCACAAGATCGGCGTCGTTGGCCGTACCCAGGCCAACGTCAATCTGCTCAAGATGATCCTGGTGCAATATGGCATCGACCCGATGAAGGTCGATATCGTCCAGTTCCCGGTCAATGAGGCGGTCGAGGCGATCCGCAACCAGAAGGCCGACGCCTATCTCGCCGCAGGTCCCGCCAACAGCAAGATCACGATCGACGCGATCGCGGCATCGGCCCATGACGGCAACGAGCCGACCTTCCTCGCCATCGATGCCTCCGAGGCGATCGCGCAGAACCATCCGGCCTATGAAGCCTCGGAAATCCCCGCCGGCTCGCTCGGCTCAGCCGACCGGCCGGAGGACGAGGTCAAGACCATCAGCTTCTCGCATCACATCGTCGCCCGCAAAGGCCTATCGGAATCGACGGTGGCAGCGTTTACGCGGCAATTGTTCTCGATTCGGCAGTCGCTGAAGAGCGATTTCCCGCTCGCCGCCAAGATCGAGACCCCCGACACCGACAAGGACGCCGTCATCCCGGTGCATCCGGGCGCCGCCGCCTTCGTCGATGGCGAGGAAAAGACCTTCCTCGACCGCTACAGCGATTACATCTGGTGGAGCCTGATGGCGCTCTCGGCGATGGGCTCGGCCGGCGCGTGGTTCGCCGGCTATCTCAAGCAGGACGAACGCAACACCAACACCTCGCAGCGCGATCGCCTGCTGGACATGCTGAAGGCTGCGCGGCGCAGCGATTCGACCGATGAGCTCGACCAGATGCAGGCGGAGGCCGACGACATCCTGCGCGACACGCTGGTGTGCTTCGAGCGTGGCGCGATCGAACAGGGCACGCTGACCGCGTTCAACATCGCGCTCGAGCAGTTCCACAACGCGGTCGCCGACCGCAAGGCGCTGTTGATGAGCATGCCGCAGAACCTGCAGCGCGCCGCCACCCAGTTCCGCGC
- a CDS encoding 4a-hydroxytetrahydrobiopterin dehydratase, whose product MVELLSAEARKAALWELAGWAEMPGRAAITKTFVFKDFNEAFGFMCRAALVAEKNDHHPEWKNVYKTVEVMLATHEVGGVTKRDIELAKAMNAIARQLGVS is encoded by the coding sequence ATGGTGGAATTGCTGTCGGCGGAAGCAAGGAAGGCCGCGCTCTGGGAATTGGCCGGCTGGGCGGAGATGCCTGGCCGTGCGGCCATCACAAAGACCTTCGTGTTCAAGGACTTCAACGAAGCTTTTGGCTTTATGTGTCGCGCGGCCCTGGTCGCGGAAAAGAACGACCATCATCCTGAATGGAAGAACGTCTACAAGACGGTCGAGGTCATGCTGGCGACCCACGAGGTCGGCGGGGTGACCAAACGCGACATCGAGCTCGCCAAGGCCATGAACGCGATCGCAAGGCAGCTCGGGGTGAGCTGA
- a CDS encoding phosphatase PAP2 family protein, whose protein sequence is MNRTGLVIALGLALVIGLLFGIYPELDLKLAALFYDSAHKAFPLKADGLAAFARDAAMWIAWALVLPAIVAIVAKFIRPDQPMLISPRAAVFLLTTMLLSAGVLTNLTFKSYWGRPRPVAVAQFGGELPFVAWWDPRGACARNCSFFSGEGATAFWTYAPAALAPAAWRPLAYVGATVFGVVTSVLRMAFGGHFFTDVAIAGLVSFLVIWLFYALIYRWAATRLTDEQVDAALTRLAMPGHRLMQRWRGRESRD, encoded by the coding sequence ATGAACCGGACCGGACTTGTCATCGCGCTCGGGCTTGCGCTCGTCATCGGCCTCTTGTTCGGGATCTATCCTGAGCTCGACCTGAAGCTGGCGGCGCTGTTCTACGACAGCGCGCATAAGGCGTTCCCGCTAAAGGCAGACGGGCTCGCGGCGTTCGCACGCGATGCGGCGATGTGGATCGCCTGGGCGCTGGTGCTGCCGGCGATCGTGGCGATCGTGGCAAAATTCATCCGGCCGGACCAGCCAATGCTGATATCGCCCCGCGCGGCGGTCTTCCTGCTCACCACGATGCTGCTCTCCGCCGGCGTGCTCACCAACCTCACCTTCAAGAGCTATTGGGGGCGGCCGCGCCCGGTGGCGGTCGCCCAGTTCGGCGGCGAGCTTCCCTTTGTCGCGTGGTGGGATCCGCGCGGCGCTTGCGCCCGCAACTGCTCGTTCTTCTCCGGCGAGGGCGCGACCGCGTTCTGGACCTATGCGCCGGCGGCGCTGGCGCCGGCCGCTTGGCGGCCGCTCGCCTATGTCGGAGCCACCGTGTTCGGCGTGGTCACCAGCGTGCTCAGGATGGCCTTTGGCGGCCATTTCTTCACCGACGTGGCGATCGCGGGCCTTGTGTCCTTCCTGGTGATCTGGCTGTTCTATGCCCTGATCTACCGCTGGGCCGCCACTCGCCTGACCGACGAACAGGTCGATGCGGCGCTGACGCGGCTGGCCATGCCCGGCCACCGGCTGATGCAGCGCTGGCGCGGCCGCGAAAGCCGCGATTAA
- the rlmN gene encoding 23S rRNA (adenine(2503)-C(2))-methyltransferase RlmN: protein MTAQSIVQHATANTLVEKVPLETYVPPAKPSLIGLSRAEIADRLGEVGVPPSQRRMRTQQLWHWMYFRGARNFAEMTNVSKDMRAELEKHFTVDRPEVVAEQISNDGTRKWLLRLPSGDKLEKPHEVECVYIPETDRGTLCVSSQVGCTLNCAFCHTGTQRLVRNLTAGEIVGQVMVARDRLNDWADRENGSRLVTNIVMMGMGEPLYNFDAVRDALLIVADNEGIGISRRRITLSTSGVVPNIKRTGEEIGVMLAISLHAVRDELRNELVPLNRKYPIQELLQACRDYPGASNARRITFEYVMLKGVNDSLDDARLLVKLLKGIPAKINLIPFNPWPGTAYECSDWEQIEKFSEFIFNAGYSSPVRTPRGRDILAACGQLKSETEKLSARERQALRAMAMTD from the coding sequence ATGACCGCACAATCGATCGTTCAACATGCCACGGCCAATACGCTGGTCGAAAAGGTTCCGCTCGAAACCTATGTGCCGCCGGCCAAGCCGTCGCTGATCGGGTTGTCGCGTGCCGAGATCGCTGATCGCCTCGGTGAGGTCGGAGTTCCGCCGTCGCAGCGCAGGATGCGCACGCAGCAGCTTTGGCACTGGATGTATTTCCGCGGCGCCAGGAACTTCGCCGAGATGACCAACGTCTCGAAGGACATGCGCGCCGAGCTTGAGAAGCATTTTACCGTCGACCGTCCCGAGGTCGTCGCCGAGCAGATCTCCAATGACGGCACGCGCAAATGGCTGCTCAGGCTGCCGAGCGGCGACAAGCTCGAGAAGCCGCATGAGGTCGAGTGTGTCTACATCCCGGAGACCGATCGCGGCACGCTGTGCGTCTCCTCGCAGGTCGGCTGCACGTTGAACTGCGCGTTCTGCCACACCGGCACGCAGCGGCTGGTGCGCAACCTCACCGCCGGCGAGATCGTCGGCCAGGTGATGGTGGCGCGCGACCGGTTGAACGATTGGGCCGATCGCGAGAACGGCTCGCGCCTCGTCACCAACATCGTGATGATGGGCATGGGCGAGCCGCTCTATAATTTCGACGCGGTGCGCGACGCGCTGCTGATCGTCGCCGACAATGAAGGCATCGGCATTTCCCGCCGCCGCATCACTCTGTCGACCTCGGGCGTGGTGCCGAACATCAAGCGCACCGGCGAGGAGATCGGCGTGATGCTCGCGATCTCGCTGCATGCGGTGCGCGATGAGCTGCGCAACGAGCTGGTACCGCTCAATCGCAAATATCCGATTCAAGAATTGCTGCAGGCCTGCCGCGACTATCCCGGCGCGTCGAACGCGCGGCGCATCACCTTCGAATATGTGATGCTCAAGGGCGTCAACGATTCGCTCGATGACGCGAGGCTATTGGTGAAGCTGCTCAAGGGCATTCCGGCGAAGATCAATCTCATTCCGTTCAACCCGTGGCCGGGCACGGCCTACGAATGCTCGGACTGGGAGCAGATCGAGAAATTCTCCGAATTCATCTTCAACGCCGGCTATTCCTCGCCGGTGCGCACGCCGCGCGGCCGCGACATCCTCGCCGCCTGCGGCCAGCTCAAGTCGGAAACCGAAAAGCTCTCGGCGCGCGAGCGCCAGGCGCTGCGCGCGATGGCAATGACGGATTGA
- a CDS encoding YkvA family protein, with the protein MASTEHSVGFEPADRLAQDRESVRRRFWIKFKKVVARLPFAEDLLAAYYCAFDRQTPRHVQAALLGAIAYFILPFDFIPDMMPILGFTDDAAVLATAIRMVASHITPEHREAARAALKRATLSEE; encoded by the coding sequence ATGGCATCGACCGAACACAGCGTGGGATTCGAGCCCGCCGATCGGCTGGCCCAGGATCGCGAAAGCGTGCGCCGCCGCTTCTGGATCAAGTTCAAGAAGGTGGTGGCGCGGCTGCCTTTCGCCGAGGATCTGCTCGCGGCCTATTACTGCGCCTTCGATCGCCAGACGCCGCGCCATGTGCAGGCGGCGCTGCTTGGCGCCATCGCCTATTTCATCCTGCCGTTCGACTTCATTCCCGACATGATGCCGATCCTCGGCTTCACCGACGATGCGGCGGTGCTCGCGACCGCGATCCGCATGGTGGCAAGCCACATCACGCCCGAGCATCGCGAGGCCGCGCGTGCCGCGCTGAAACGCGCCACGCTGAGCGAGGAGTAA
- a CDS encoding invasion associated locus B family protein, producing MAVRQILTSLVAGSLVCGIISLAPAHAAPKQTAPKKEAAKPASPAAAAAGGAEPTLIGQYGTWGAYTASPNGKKVCFALAKPSSSKTNPPNRPRDPAYAFVSTRPAEKVVNEVSVMIGYTLKPGSESTLQVGGGTYAMYTQGDGLWIKNAAEEERMVEAMRKSGEATVKAVSAKGTETTDTFSLKGLSQALDRLAHDCRR from the coding sequence TTGGCCGTGCGGCAAATACTGACATCGCTGGTTGCGGGTAGTCTGGTGTGCGGGATCATCTCGCTTGCACCGGCGCACGCTGCGCCGAAACAAACTGCGCCGAAGAAGGAAGCAGCCAAGCCCGCGTCGCCTGCCGCGGCTGCGGCCGGCGGTGCGGAGCCGACGCTGATCGGCCAATACGGCACCTGGGGTGCCTACACGGCTTCGCCGAACGGCAAGAAGGTCTGCTTCGCGCTCGCCAAGCCGTCGTCGTCGAAGACCAATCCGCCGAACAGGCCGCGCGATCCGGCCTATGCCTTCGTCTCGACCCGTCCGGCGGAAAAGGTCGTCAACGAAGTCTCGGTCATGATCGGTTACACGCTGAAGCCGGGCTCCGAATCGACGCTCCAGGTCGGCGGCGGGACCTACGCGATGTACACGCAGGGTGACGGCCTCTGGATCAAGAACGCGGCCGAGGAGGAGCGGATGGTAGAAGCCATGCGCAAATCGGGTGAGGCGACGGTGAAGGCTGTCTCGGCCAAGGGCACCGAGACCACCGATACGTTCTCGCTGAAGGGCCTGTCGCAGGCGCTCGACCGGCTGGCGCACGACTGCCGGCGCTAG
- a CDS encoding SDR family oxidoreductase, producing MFEKGLLANKRILITGGGSGLGAAMGRRFAELGAELIICGRRQELLEETAGKFRSEFGAKVSTARCDIRDGAAVEAMMDQIWQEAPIDVLVNNAAATFIAQTEHLSFRAADAILAPTLHGTLYCTLAAGRRWIEGKHKGVVLSILSTSTITGRAFTVPSSMAKTAVLAMTKSLAVEWGPKGIRTVAIAPGAFPTPGATGQLRPEGRGESWSHRNPLGRAGEHSELANLATFLISDQAGYINGEMVVQDGGSHLRSSGAEDLLQWTDAQWEKQRAARAKR from the coding sequence ATGTTTGAAAAAGGCCTGCTGGCGAACAAGCGCATCCTGATCACCGGCGGCGGCTCCGGCCTTGGCGCTGCCATGGGGCGTCGCTTTGCCGAGCTTGGCGCCGAACTGATCATTTGTGGTCGTCGGCAGGAATTGCTGGAGGAGACCGCAGGAAAATTCCGCAGCGAATTTGGCGCGAAAGTCTCCACCGCGCGATGCGATATTCGCGATGGCGCGGCGGTTGAGGCGATGATGGACCAGATCTGGCAGGAGGCGCCGATCGACGTACTCGTCAACAATGCTGCCGCAACCTTCATCGCGCAGACCGAACATCTGTCATTCCGCGCGGCGGACGCGATCCTCGCTCCGACGCTGCACGGCACGCTGTATTGCACGCTCGCGGCCGGCCGCCGCTGGATCGAGGGCAAGCACAAGGGCGTGGTGCTCTCGATCCTTTCGACCTCGACCATCACCGGCCGCGCCTTCACTGTGCCGTCGTCGATGGCCAAGACCGCGGTGCTGGCGATGACCAAGAGCCTCGCGGTCGAGTGGGGTCCGAAGGGCATCCGCACGGTGGCGATTGCGCCCGGTGCGTTCCCGACGCCCGGCGCCACCGGACAGTTGCGTCCCGAGGGCCGCGGCGAGAGCTGGTCGCACCGCAATCCGCTTGGCCGCGCCGGCGAGCATTCCGAACTTGCCAACCTCGCGACCTTCCTGATCTCCGACCAGGCCGGCTACATCAACGGCGAGATGGTGGTGCAGGATGGCGGCTCTCACTTGCGCAGTTCCGGCGCGGAGGACCTGCTGCAATGGACCGACGCGCAGTGGGAGAAGCAGCGCGCAGCGCGCGCCAAGAGGTAA
- a CDS encoding TetR/AcrR family transcriptional regulator has protein sequence MATQAERREKTRASIVKAARRIFGERGFTATTMEDIAAGARVAKGAVYHHFATKEAVFEAVFEQVSVDLVADLDRISHAENDPLAAMAAGTQGYFAACSKGPTGQIILRDGPAVLGWERWREIDAKHFGGKFPHALTAAMEAGVIAKQPIEPLARLLLGAVTEAAVAVSAGPDIGKAGTDYARAFRSLLDALRVK, from the coding sequence ATGGCAACCCAGGCCGAACGGCGCGAGAAAACCAGGGCTTCGATCGTCAAGGCGGCGCGGCGCATCTTCGGCGAGCGCGGCTTTACGGCGACGACGATGGAAGACATCGCCGCCGGCGCGCGCGTCGCCAAGGGCGCGGTCTATCATCACTTCGCGACCAAGGAGGCGGTGTTCGAGGCGGTGTTCGAGCAGGTCTCGGTCGATCTCGTCGCCGATCTCGACCGCATCTCGCACGCCGAGAACGATCCGCTCGCCGCGATGGCGGCCGGCACGCAAGGGTATTTCGCGGCGTGCTCCAAGGGCCCGACCGGCCAGATCATCCTGCGTGATGGCCCCGCCGTGCTCGGCTGGGAGCGCTGGCGCGAGATCGACGCCAAGCATTTCGGCGGCAAGTTTCCGCACGCGCTGACTGCTGCGATGGAGGCCGGCGTGATCGCCAAGCAGCCGATCGAGCCGCTGGCGCGGCTGCTGCTCGGGGCGGTGACGGAGGCCGCGGTTGCCGTCTCCGCCGGCCCCGACATCGGCAAGGCCGGCACCGACTACGCGCGCGCGTTCCGTTCGCTGCTGGATGCGCTGCGGGTGAAGTAG
- a CDS encoding nuclear transport factor 2 family protein, whose translation MPSLKTLQAFADTVESNDHVGAITNFYAADARTQENDGEWRVGREALAAREAAVLAQVAGVKTTRLGPLLIDGDHSAICWRFEFTGKDGKVRSMEEVAWQTWRGDELIEERFFYDPQQVAR comes from the coding sequence ATGCCTTCACTCAAGACCTTGCAGGCCTTCGCCGATACGGTGGAATCCAACGATCATGTCGGCGCCATCACGAACTTCTACGCCGCCGATGCCCGCACGCAGGAGAATGACGGCGAATGGCGCGTCGGCCGCGAGGCGCTGGCGGCGCGCGAGGCCGCGGTGCTGGCGCAGGTCGCCGGCGTCAAGACCACGCGGCTCGGGCCGCTGCTGATCGACGGCGATCACTCCGCGATCTGCTGGCGGTTCGAGTTCACCGGCAAGGACGGCAAGGTCCGCAGCATGGAAGAGGTCGCCTGGCAGACCTGGCGCGGCGACGAACTGATCGAGGAGCGCTTCTTCTACGATCCGCAGCAGGTGGCGCGGTGA